A section of the Methanococcoides sp. LMO-2 genome encodes:
- a CDS encoding exodeoxyribonuclease III yields MSSISILSWNVNGLRSMVKKGFLEWVAEAQPDILCLQETKAQERQLPTKLRHIDSYIPYFFSAERKGYSGVAVYTKAQPVNVEYGLGEKRFDVEGRTLIAEYEDFVLFNIYFPNGKASDERLQYKMDFYDAFMGRADEFKDNGKNVIVCGDVNTAHKEIDLARPKPNEKSSGFLPMEREWIDKFLDHGYVDTFRMFNQEEGQYSWWDLKTRARDRNVGWRIDYFFASESLRDRITSAYILPDVMGSDHCPIGLDLEIDQ; encoded by the coding sequence ATGAGCTCTATTAGTATCCTTTCATGGAATGTCAATGGCCTGAGGTCCATGGTGAAGAAAGGTTTTCTGGAATGGGTTGCTGAAGCCCAGCCTGATATTCTCTGCCTTCAGGAGACCAAGGCACAGGAAAGGCAGCTTCCCACAAAACTTCGACATATCGATAGTTATATTCCATATTTCTTTTCAGCCGAACGTAAGGGTTACAGCGGTGTTGCGGTCTATACGAAGGCTCAGCCTGTGAACGTTGAATACGGGCTCGGTGAGAAACGTTTTGATGTGGAGGGCAGGACGCTCATCGCAGAATATGAGGATTTCGTTCTTTTCAACATATATTTCCCCAATGGGAAGGCTTCTGATGAGAGGCTCCAGTACAAGATGGATTTTTATGATGCATTTATGGGAAGGGCAGATGAATTCAAGGATAATGGCAAGAACGTCATTGTATGCGGGGATGTCAACACCGCTCACAAAGAGATCGATCTTGCACGACCTAAACCGAATGAGAAATCATCCGGATTCCTGCCTATGGAAAGGGAATGGATCGACAAATTCCTTGATCACGGATACGTTGATACTTTCCGGATGTTCAATCAGGAAGAAGGGCAGTATAGCTGGTGGGACCTGAAAACACGTGCGAGGGATCGCAATGTTGGCTGGAGGATCGACTACTTCTTTGCAAGTGAAAGCCTCCGGGACAGGATAACTTCAGCTTACATATTGCCGGACGTTATGGGTTCAGATCACTGTCCTATAGGACTTGATCTGGAGATCGATCAGTAA
- a CDS encoding DUF134 domain-containing protein — MTCRGRPKSPRRVKCNPEGFYFKPRGVALSELEVISVAVEELEALRLVDYEGLQQQEAATQMGISRRAFWEDLKSARKKIAFALTTGKAIEIKGGNYVSIKDQNESN, encoded by the coding sequence ATGACATGCAGAGGAAGACCTAAAAGCCCCAGAAGGGTCAAATGTAACCCTGAGGGATTCTATTTTAAGCCACGAGGAGTGGCACTTTCAGAACTTGAAGTGATCTCCGTTGCAGTGGAAGAGCTGGAAGCATTAAGACTTGTGGACTATGAAGGACTCCAGCAACAGGAAGCAGCAACACAAATGGGGATATCAAGGCGTGCATTCTGGGAAGATCTTAAGAGTGCAAGAAAGAAGATAGCCTTTGCATTGACCACAGGCAAAGCAATAGAGATCAAAGGCGGGAACTATGTCAGCATCAAAGACCAGAATGAATCGAACTGA
- a CDS encoding molybdenum-dependent transcriptional regulator, translated as METRTKVWLTEDGKHIIGAGKVNLLKVIDEERSLSKACKKLGISYKHAWLILKKMNERVDHEVVYTVRGGKDQGTFLTEYGKQLIDEYEASRTYIDETVGDDTSWENISFKLSARNKLLGRVVKVEKGDIVSKVKIEVDPAILTSIVTAEAVERLDVKEGDELFAIIKSTEVMLAKPSRMPDEGEDE; from the coding sequence ATGGAAACAAGGACCAAAGTATGGCTCACTGAGGATGGGAAGCACATAATCGGTGCTGGAAAAGTAAACCTTCTTAAAGTAATTGATGAAGAACGTTCTTTGAGCAAAGCATGCAAAAAACTTGGTATCTCCTACAAGCACGCATGGCTCATCCTGAAAAAGATGAACGAACGAGTTGATCACGAGGTCGTTTACACTGTCAGGGGTGGGAAAGATCAGGGTACTTTCCTGACCGAATACGGTAAGCAACTGATCGACGAATATGAAGCAAGCCGCACCTACATTGATGAAACGGTTGGTGATGATACATCATGGGAGAACATCTCTTTCAAATTGTCTGCCCGCAACAAACTGCTTGGCAGGGTTGTTAAGGTAGAGAAAGGGGACATTGTGTCCAAAGTGAAGATCGAGGTAGACCCGGCAATCCTTACATCCATTGTAACAGCAGAGGCAGTGGAAAGGCTTGATGTAAAAGAGGGTGATGAATTGTTCGCTATCATCAAATCCACTGAGGTCATGCTTGCAAAACCGTCCCGTATGCCTGATGAAGGTGAGGATGAATAA
- a CDS encoding Mrp/NBP35 family ATP-binding protein yields the protein MSSNIQSPESLLSAKPEEPKLVSNLRGIKNKIMVMSGKGGVGKSTVSANLAATLADRGYKVGLLDSDIHGPTIPTMFGVEGQRPVVGENGIVPVPVNDNLKVMSVGLLLDSDDSPIIWRGPAKMSAIKQFLEEVDWGTLDYLIIDLPPGTGDEPLSIAQLIGNLDGAVVVTTPQDVALTSVRKSLNFANMIEVPVIGMVENMSGIICPHCDEMIHVFGSGGVSKAAEDFGVKVLGTLPIETEVAATSDSGKVHEDIKGDSEWYKVFNEIVDAVEEFVK from the coding sequence ATGTCATCCAATATTCAATCACCTGAAAGTCTGCTTAGCGCAAAGCCAGAGGAGCCAAAGCTCGTATCCAATCTCAGAGGGATAAAGAACAAGATCATGGTCATGAGCGGAAAAGGCGGTGTGGGAAAAAGCACAGTCTCCGCTAATCTTGCTGCAACCCTTGCAGACCGCGGTTACAAGGTCGGCCTTCTTGACAGCGACATACACGGCCCTACCATCCCGACAATGTTCGGCGTGGAAGGTCAGAGACCGGTCGTCGGGGAAAACGGTATCGTTCCGGTTCCGGTCAACGATAACCTGAAAGTGATGTCCGTAGGTCTACTTCTCGACAGCGATGATTCACCGATCATCTGGAGAGGTCCTGCAAAGATGAGTGCTATCAAGCAGTTCCTGGAAGAAGTTGACTGGGGAACACTTGACTATCTGATCATTGACCTGCCTCCTGGAACAGGAGATGAACCACTGAGCATTGCACAGCTCATCGGAAACCTTGACGGTGCCGTTGTGGTCACAACACCACAGGACGTTGCACTTACAAGCGTCAGGAAGTCACTCAACTTCGCAAACATGATCGAAGTTCCTGTTATCGGAATGGTAGAGAACATGAGCGGAATTATCTGTCCACACTGTGATGAGATGATACACGTGTTCGGATCAGGCGGAGTATCAAAGGCAGCAGAGGACTTTGGTGTCAAAGTACTGGGCACATTGCCTATCGAAACAGAAGTTGCAGCAACCAGCGACAGTGGAAAGGTCCACGAGGATATCAAAGGCGATTCCGAATGGTATAAGGTCTTCAATGAGATCGTCGATGCTGTGGAAGAGTTCGTAAAATAA
- a CDS encoding ORC1-type DNA replication protein — protein MDKDMLMWDETIFRDGSVLELDHLPDHFSHRDSQVQSLMYSLRPALRGMRPVNSLLSGPPGTGKTTTVMKVFEEMKKHTKDVVFVKVNCQMDSTKFAVIARVYKALFKVSPPASGVAFRKLFEKVMNFLIENEKTLVLCLDDINYLYHEGNADDVMYSMLRAHEQFPGARVGVIAIVSDTGKLYQFDPKVNSVFLPEEVAFPRYEYDELQDILGRRIDLAFYPNVVSDDVKDSIVEYVDMTGDLRVGIDLLKRSGLNAERRASRTISVDDVEEAYEKSRLLHLGRSIMSLTSDEKALLGLIAKQKECQTGDLYKLFHELTGLGYTRFYDMVNKLNDARYVTTDFSGKGTRGRTRIVKPRYHPEDILKCLE, from the coding sequence ATGGATAAGGACATGCTGATGTGGGACGAGACCATTTTCAGGGACGGTAGTGTTCTTGAACTGGACCATCTTCCTGATCATTTTTCCCATCGTGACTCGCAGGTGCAGTCCCTTATGTACAGCCTGCGCCCTGCGCTTCGGGGAATGCGCCCTGTCAACAGCCTCCTCAGCGGTCCGCCGGGCACCGGAAAGACGACCACGGTCATGAAAGTGTTCGAGGAGATGAAAAAACATACGAAAGATGTTGTCTTCGTAAAGGTCAACTGCCAGATGGACTCCACCAAGTTCGCTGTTATTGCAAGGGTTTACAAGGCACTTTTCAAAGTATCTCCTCCTGCATCCGGTGTTGCATTCAGGAAACTTTTCGAGAAGGTCATGAACTTCCTGATCGAGAACGAGAAGACCCTTGTATTGTGTCTTGACGATATCAATTATCTTTATCACGAAGGAAATGCCGATGATGTCATGTATTCCATGCTCAGGGCCCACGAACAGTTCCCGGGGGCAAGGGTGGGTGTTATCGCCATCGTCAGTGATACGGGGAAGCTCTACCAGTTCGATCCCAAGGTGAACTCGGTGTTCCTTCCTGAAGAGGTTGCATTCCCGAGATATGAATATGATGAACTCCAGGATATCCTTGGCAGGAGGATCGACCTTGCGTTCTATCCGAATGTCGTATCAGATGATGTAAAGGATTCTATTGTGGAATATGTTGATATGACAGGCGACCTGCGTGTGGGTATCGACCTTCTGAAACGTTCCGGCCTTAATGCTGAAAGACGGGCCAGCAGGACAATATCCGTTGACGACGTGGAGGAAGCATACGAAAAATCCCGTTTGCTGCATCTTGGGAGGAGCATCATGTCTCTCACATCGGATGAGAAGGCCCTTCTGGGGCTTATTGCAAAGCAAAAGGAGTGCCAGACCGGTGATCTTTACAAGCTCTTCCATGAATTGACAGGTCTTGGGTATACTCGCTTCTATGATATGGTCAACAAGCTCAACGATGCACGTTATGTGACCACTGATTTTTCCGGCAAGGGTACACGTGGTCGAACCAGGATCGTGAAGCCAAGATATCATCCGGAAGATATTCTCAAATGTCTTGAATAA